A stretch of DNA from Maridesulfovibrio sp.:
CCTGTTAAGGCTCTGCGCTATAATATTGATTACAGTACCACAAAAAACAAGTACCTTGGAGATCTGGTCCTGCTGGTTACCGGGGATGGAAAGCTTCAGGACAGTTATGCCGCAATAAGAAGCAGCCAAGATCCCCTGGCCTCAGTTCTCCGGGGATCGTGCAAACTCAGTTCGGGGGTCATAAAGATCAATGCTGTTACCAGAATGGGACTCGCCACCGAGGACGAGCATGAGCAGATAGAGCTTTCCGGGCGGGAAGTCCTTAACGGGATTATCGGACATCCGGAATACAAACTGGAAGGCAAAAATACTCCTGCCAAGTTCAAGCTTACCGCCTATCCGGCCAGGTGACGTGTGGCCGATTGATTTTAGGAATCCGGAGGGGCGTGCTGTTGTGCATTGCCCCCCTTTGATTTATACGTGTGGGAACCAGTACATTCGGAGCCGGAAGGCTCCTTTTTTAATTGCCCGTTTTCGCGGCACTGAAAATATGAGGGATTATGACACTTCCTGCAGTAAAAAAAGTTGTTTATAAGGATCTGCCCATCAGATACTACGTTGTCGGCACTGTGGCCTATATCTGTCCTGACGATCTTGTTCCCATCATGGAACTGGATTCAAAGAGTATAGAGACTAACGGAGAAAAGGCCTGGGACAAGGTTGAAGCGGGACGGAGAATTTTTCCCTTTTTTGATTTTTTTGATTGGTTTTCCGAGCAGTTCGATGACTATGAGTATTCAGACGATGTTGTAATGCTGGACCCCATGCCCTGGTAGGTCTGTTTTGTTTTGCCCGTAGTCCGGAGATCAGGAATGTTAAAACAGATTTTGGTCATGTTTGCCGTTTTGCTGCTTTTACCGGCAGCTTCCATGGCAGACACCTATCACGTTCGTGCTTCGTCATTTCGTCCTTCCGGGGATGAATCCGTGTTCGATGGACGGTTTCTGGTTGACGGAAATTGTTCCACCGGATGGATTGAAAACGGTTACGGCAATGGTACTGGCGAGTGGCTGCATTTCTTTTTCCCGGCGACCGTGATTGTGGATTCCGTTACCCTGCGTAACGGACTGGGAACCGGGGCTGATTTTTCTAAAATCAACCGGCTTAAGGATATCAGTGTTTCTTATTCCGGGGGGCAGCGGCAGGAGTTCCGCCTTCAGGATACGCAAAAGTCGCAGCGGCCGCAGGTGAAGGGATATCCTACCACAAGTCTGGGGCTTACAATTCACTCTGTTTACGCCAATGGGACCTCGGATGATGCAGGGTTCTCAGAGATGGACATCCGTTATCACCGCCCAAGTCGTGATGAACTTGAGGCTTTTGAGCGGGCACAGGCAAAGCTGGTAGCTGCGGCAGCCCCTCCCCCGCGTAAGATTACAGAAAAGGAAAAGAAGGTTCTCAAGCAGAAAATGGGCAAGCTTGAGCACAAGAAAGCCGTGCTTGAAGAACTGAAGGTCTTTTTCGATCAGTTTTACACAAATTTCGTAACCATAAACGAAGAATATCCGCGTATGTTCACGGAAAAAAATTTTCTGCGCGAAAGTGCCATGTTCGAGAGTTTTCGGTCCATGCTGGAACTGCGCGGTGTTCTGCAGAAGTACCACGAAGCAGTGGTTTCAACTTCCGGTCTGCGATTTTCCATAAGAACCCTGACTCCCACGGAAGTGGAGTTGTGGGTCAAGGGTGATTACACCGTTATTTACGACCTGCGAAGCCACCCGATGCATGAGAACTCATTGTTTCATTTGAAAAAAGAGTACGGAGAGTGGAAGGTCGAGAACAAGACTGAATACTGATTAAATTTTAGAATATGCCTGCCCGGAACTGATCCGGACAGGCATGCGTTTTTTACTATTTGCGTACAGCTTCGAGACTAAGAGGGTGGACCTGGACCATGCTTTCCGGTGACAGCGCCTTTTCAAGCTCCTCCTTGGACATGTATCCTTTTTCTATCACGATTTCGTATACCGATCTGCCGGACTTGAGAGCCTCGTTGGCAACCTCGGTTGATTTTTCGTAGCCTATATACGGATTGAGTGCGGTAACAAGGCCGATGCTGTTTTCAACATATCTGCGGCAGATATCTTCGTTGGCGGTTATGCCGGTTACGCAGCGGTCAGCCAGTGTGCGGAATCCCCGGCGCATTATGGTCAGGGAATTCAGCAGGCTTGCCGCAATGGCAGGTTCCATTACGTTGAGTTCCAGCTGTCCTGCTTCTGCTGCCATGGTCACAGTCATGTCTCCCCCGATAACGGTGAAGGCAATCTGGTTGACCACTTCCGGGATAATAGGATTGACCTTGCCCGGCATTATGGAAGATCCGGGAGCCATGGGCGGAAGATTTATCTCGTTCAGTCCGCAGCGCGGGCCGGAGGAAAGCAGGCGCAGGTCGTTGCATATCTTGGACACTTTGACTGCGACACGTTTGAGAACTCCGGAGAGCTGAACGTACGCCCCCGTGTCCTGAGTGGCTTCAACCAGATCCGGGGCCAGTTCAAGCTTGAATCCGGTAAGATCTCGCAGTTTTTCGGTGACAATCTGCGCATATTTCGGAGGAGCGTTGAGGCCGGTACCTATTGCGGTTCCGCCCATGTTTATTTCGCAGATAAGTTTTTTTGCTTCACGGACCCGGTCCAGGTCTTCCCCTATCATTGTTGCATATGAGCCGAATTCCTGGCCCAGAGTCATGGGAACTGCATCCTGCAGCTGGGTGCGGCCCATTTTCAGGACATGGGAAAATTCTCTGCTTTTTGCAGCGAATGCGCTCCGCAGATAATCCATGGATTCGATGAGCTGATTCATTTTGGCAATCAGTGTCAGCCGCAGGCAGGTCGGGTAGACATCGTTTGTAGACTGGGCCATGTTTACATGGATATTCGGGTGCAGGTGATCATATTCACCGTATTTGAATCCCATGTGTCCAAGCCCTATGTTGGCGATTACCTCGTTGGCGTTCATGTTCGTGGAGGTGCCTGCACCGCCTTGTATTATATCAACAATGAACTGATCATGGTATTTGTCATCCAGCAGTTCGTTGCAGGCGAAAACGATGGCTTCGGTTTTTTCATCATCAAGCTTGCCGAGTTCGTTATTGGTGATTGCCGCGGCTTTTTTGATGTTGGCCAGTGAGTATATTATCTGCGGATAATGGGAAACCGGAATGCCGGTGATGTGAAAGTTCTCAGAGGCCCTTAAGGTCTGGGCTCCGTACAGGGCTTCTGCAGGGACCTCTTTGGGCCCGATGCAGTCGTGTTCCTTGCGAAAGTTCATTTTATTCTCCGAAAATTACTTGTGATAAGATTACGGCGCAAGCCGTCGAGGACCCGTTTTGTCCCGTTAGGGAACTACAGTCAAGTTCTACATTGTTTTCATATAGTATCAGTCTTCCTTATTGCAACAAAGACACATGCGGACAATATGTTTTTTGTCAGGCTATACCAGTGTGAAGGTTTCAGCATAGGATCGCCGTGCCGATTCAGAAAAGGATTGTTGCAAATTGGATTGCGGCATCGGGTAGCTGGTTGCTGCTGTTTTTCAGGAGCTCAATTTTTCTTTTCAGGCCCGTATGAAAAATTGTTCTTCCCGCCGGCCTTGGCCTTGTACATGGCATCGTCTGCAAGGCGGACCAGAACCTCTTTTTCCTCGCTGTCATCAGGATAAATGCTTATACCTATGCTTACCCCAAGCCGGTAAACCTTTTCGGCAAGATAGAAGGGGGACCGCATTGTATCAATAATGCGCTGCGCTACGACATCAATTTCATTTTTGGAGCCGATATCCTGCAGGATGAAGATAAATTCGTCTCCGCCTATTCTGGAAACCGTGTCGCTTGTCCGCAGGCAGTCGCTGAATCTTCCGGCCACCTCTCTTAATACCGTATCTCCGGCAATATGCCCAAGCTCGTCGTTGACCGGTTTGAAGTTGTCCAGATCAGCGTAGAGGACCGCGATCATCATTCCGCTACGTTCCGCGTGCGAAATGGCCTGTTTTATTCTATCATCAAACAGAACTCTATTCGGGAGGCCGGTCAGACTGTCATACATTGCCAGTCTGCGCATGGTCTCTTCGTGCCCCTTGCGTTCGGATATATCCACCATAAATCCGTCATAGCGGATTACGTTTCCGGCATCGTCTTCTACTGCATTGATTGTTTCAGCTGCCCAGAAAGAAGAACCGTCCCTGCAGCGGTGTTCGGCTTCGAAGTTGGCAGTCCTGCCGAATTCCTTCAAGATGGTCGATAAACGTTTTCGGGTGTCCGTTGAGACATAGCACTGACTGGATATATCGTATATTTCCCGGATCATATCTTCGGGAGAAGAATATCCGTAGTACCGGGCCATCTGAGGATTGACGCTTATAAACTTTCCTTCGGGCGTAGACTGGTAGATGCCCAGCGGAGCATTATCCACTATCTGACGGTATTTTTCCTGCGCAGTGTGCAGGGCCTGGGCTTCTTCCCTGCGCTCGGAAATATCCACAATGAATCCGACGATGCTGTCTTCATCGGACAGTCTGTTGCCCCGTTCATACACCCAGCGGTGTTTGCCGTCGTTACGCAGGATTCTGTATTCAACGGAAAAAGGCTTCTTCTCGGCGACGGCTGCTTCAATAGCGGTCCGTACTTTATGGCGGTCTTCGGGGTGGATCAATTCATTGAACCGTGATCTGCCTCCGTAGATGAAGTCATACTGGTCATATCCGGTCAACCTGTTGATTTTAGGGCTGATGTAATCAAGGGTGAATGGCGGAGTTAGCTCCGATTTGTAGATAATCCCCGGCACATTCATGGCTATGGCTTCGAACAGGTCGTCCTTGCGTTTAAGTTCCTTGTTCTGGGAAATGAGAATCTGTTTTGAGCGGTAGTAGTAGAAGAAGAAAATAACACCGAATATCGTAAATCCCATGAATGCAACCATGGCGATGCGTGCAGTACGTATTGATGTCATTGTTTCGGTTGCTTCGGATTCCGGGGCTGAAACTGCTACAACGAGTTTCAATTCACCCATTTCAACGGTATTCCAGGCAATCAGTTTTCGGACCTTGCTGCCTCCGCGTCTGGTGTAGAACTCATATTCTCCGGTACCGGAGCGGTCATTGAGCATCCGCGAGTCAAGTTTGATCAGATTCGGAAAATTTTTGTGCAGCGAAAAAATATTCTGGCCCAGAATTTCCTTTTCCTGATCAAAAAGAACCATTCCGGCCCCGTCTACGATAAAACCGGAACCGAATTTACCTATTCGCAATGGGTTCATGTACTTGTCTGCCAGTTGGCCGAAATCTATGATTACGGTCAGCACGCCGAGAAATTCTTTTTCTGACCATATGGGAACCAGCATTCCCCCCAGACGGAGATCTCCTGTGATTACCGGCTTAGGGGTCAGGAAGCCTTCAGGCATGCCTGAAAGGGCAGAAAAATATTTTCCTGTCCACTTGGCAGCCTGCCGTCCGGCCTGAATCGATACAGGGGTGGAGGGGTCAGAATTTATGATTGCTGCGGAAGGAGATGAGTATAGGCCTATGTACGCGATAGATTCTATGCCCTTCTGCTGGATTTTAAACAATTTGTGAATGGATTCTTCCGATATCTGACCCTGCAGGAAGCATTTCAGGGCATATCGGGCCATTGCTTTTGATGTTGCTGCTATATTATGCAGCCTCTCGCTTAAGGCGACTGCAGCCAGACTGGTCTGCAGTGCCTGCTGCTGGTTGTAGGTCTTTTCCTGATCACGGATTACCATGTTATCAAGTGTAAGTCCTACCCCCCCTCCTATTCCCAGGATGAGCAGCAATGCCAGCAGCAGTTTCAGGGGAATCCACCTGTTCAGAAAAAACTGTTCGCTCTTTGTCTGCAGCAATTACAAGCTCCGGGTTGATTTCATATTGAGGCATTTTCCGGCATCGATATGCGAGATGAGTAATTTTATATATTATAATCTAATTTCGCGTATGACCTATCCTTTTCAGTATATGTACATTACTGCGAAGTCCGTCTGCAACATATATCGCGATGCCCAACCAGATAAAGGCGAAAGTTACAAATCTGGTTTCTCCGAAAGGTTCATCATACATGAAAACTCCCAGCAGTAGCGCCAGTGTGGGAGCGATGTACTGCATCATACCCAGAGTCACCAGTCGAAGACGTCTTGCTCCGTGAGCGAAAAAGATCAGCGGCAGCGAAGTGGCCGCGCCAGAGCAAAGAAGCAGCAGGTTTTCTGGCAGCCCTACTTCGGGATAGCTTATTTTTCCGTTGAATGCCAGCCAGATCAGATATCCGGCGGAAAGGGGAAAGAGTACAGCTGTTTCGATGAAAAGGCCCGGCAGGGATTCCACCTTCATCACCTTGCGAACCAGTCCGTACAGTCCGAAGGATACGGCAAGGGCAAGCGCTATGGAGGGAATTTTACCGTAATCAAGTATAGCCCAGCCAACCCCGCAGGTAGCCAGCACAATTGCAGCCGCTTGAAGCCTGTTAAGCCGCTCTTTCATGAAGATAAAGCCAAGCAGTGTATTCATAAGCGGGGTCATGTAGTAGCCCATGCTGGTGTCAATCACGTGTCCGTGGTTGACCGCCCAGATGTATACGAACCAGTTGCAGCCTATGAGACAACTGCTCGCGCACAAAAGGAGTTTTCCCTTTGTGTCGGAAAGGGCCGTACGGACTTCCCTCCAGCGGTTTTTGAAGCAAATGAGTCCGGCTACGAAAAACATGGACCAGACGATTCTGTTACACAGCAATTCAAGGGCCGGTACGGCTTCAAGAGCTTTCCAGTATACGGGCAGCAGTCCCCACAGTATGAAAGCCGCTGCTGCGAAATAAAGGCCTTCATGGGTATTCTTATCCATTATTCCCGAATTCCTTGGTAAAAAGTATAAAGAAGCGGGAACGGTATGCTGAACACCGGCACCCTGCAACAGACATATGTCGTAAAAATCCGTCGCAGGCAATCAGGTGCTTATGTCGATGCAGAGGATGGGGGATTTGGGAGTATCGTAGAGTTTGGTGGAAACCGTAACGCAGTTGTTGCCGGATGCCAGAGATATGTAGGAAGCCGTGCTGTTCCAGTTCTTTCCGGCCTTGATGGTCAGGTAATACTCCTTGAGCGAGTGATCCGCGCCCGAAGGGGCCGGCTGATATATCAGCCTTCTGTTTTCCATCAGTTTATACGGGTTGCATATTGTCTCTGAAATCTGGATACCATGCGTGTCCAGAATGTATGCGCACTCTATATTCGAGTTGTCGGTAATGAAAGACGAAAGTATGGAATCCGCAGTATTGGGCATACCGTCCATCAATGCCTCACGCAACTTGGCGGTGAGCCTTTTATAGCTGTTTTCCCTGATTTTCTGATGGTTCAGTTTTTCAAGCATATGGGTCTTGAATTTGGAAGCCAGCAGCTTGATTGATTTATTGTCATAGTCCAGCGCTGTATTTGCCGGGCCGGGTTTTCCGAAGAAATAACCCTGAAATACATCTATGCCCATGCTCATGAGCGTCAGAGCTTCATCAACGGTTTCAATTCCTTCGGCCAGGGGGAGTGATCCGGTACGTTCCGCCAGGTCTATCAATGAACGGGTCACTGCCTGGTTGTGAAATTTTTTGTGGATGTCGGTAATGAGTGACCGGTCTATCTTGATAATGTCCGGGAGCAGCCTGGGTATACGGTCAAGGTTGGAATGTCCCGTACCTACATCGTCCAGGGCTATCAGAAAACCGTTGGTGCGGGATTTCTCCACAAAAGATGATAACGCCTTGTCGCTGCCGGCCTTGGATTCGATTATCTCGATGACGATGTTGTTAGCCGGAATACCGCAGGAGCTGACCATTTTGGCTGTTATGCCATGGTTTATTGTCTCGTGGTTGATAACAGCCGCATCAATGTTTACGGATAGCAGCAGTGACCGGTTTTCTCTGGAGATCGGCGCAAAGGTTTCGAATGCTTTTTTACGGCAGGACCGGTCAAGCAGAGTCAGATCCTGGAGATCTTCACACATTGAGAACAGGGCAACCGGCGGAATGAGTTTGCCGTCGCGAGGGTCAATGGCCCTGCTGAGAGCTTCAAATCCGATCAGGGATTTTCTGTTCATGGATACAAGCGGCTGAAGATAGGTAACCAGGCATTCGCGCTCAAGCAGCTCATGGATGGATAAATTCGGTATTGTCGTCATTTCTCAGTCGCTTCTTCGGTGATTGATACTTCTAAAAGGGACGGCCGGAAGGGTGGGAAGTCCCTTCCGGCCGGGAAGGTCCGGTGGAGGTGGTCACCGGTCCGGGGGCCGGGCTCTTCTGCCGATGAAAAGCCCGGTCTAGCTGTACACTAATTGGGGTTATAGTGATTCTTCTCCTGTTCTGATGCGGATGGTGCGTCCCAGGTCCTGTACGAAGATGACACCGTCACCTTCCTTGCCTGTCTGGGCACCTGTCTTGATTGCTTCAAGAGCTTCGTCCAGTTTTTCGGGAGAAATCCCGAGTTCGATGCGGACTTTCTTGAGCAGGTTAACTTCCATTACAACTCCGCGGTAGGTTTCAGTGAATCCTGCCTGTCTGCCGGAACCGAGAATGTTGGTTACAGACATGGAGTATATTCCTTTGGTGTAGAGAGCCTGTTTTACCTGAGTAAGGCACTCGGGGCGAATATATGCGATGATAAGTTTCATTGTCTTGTTCCTTTATTTCTGGTGGTTCGGTTATTCGTTGGAGAAGATCTGGAAACCGTTGTAAGATTCGGAACCATGTTCAGAGATATCAAGGCCTTTCATTTCTTCTTCAGCGGTTACGCGTATACCCATGATGGCTTTGGCGATGTTGAAGGCGATCAGGCCGGCACCGAATGCCCATACAAAGCAGGCTACTACACCGATGATCTGAGTGGTCAGTATTCCGAAGCCGCCGCCGTAGAAGAGGCCGCCAACGCCGTCGTTGAGTTCGGGAGAGGTGAACAGACCGCAGGCTATGGTTCCCCATGCGCCGCATACACCGTGAACGGATACTGCGCCGACCGGGTCGTCGATTTTCAGGACCTTATCAATGAAGTCGATGGAAAGAACTACCAGCACGCCGGCGATGATACCGATGATGATGGATGCTGCCGGGGAAACGGTTGCACAGGGAGCGGTAATACCTACCAGGCCGGCAAGCGCGCCGTTACAGGTCATGGAGATATCCGGCTTTCCGTATCTGAACCAGGATGTGAACATTGCGCCCAGGGTACCTGCGCAGGCGGAGAGGCTGGTGGTCATGGCGATCAGGCCGATGGAACCGTCTGCAGTGGTGGTAGAACCGGGGTTGAATCCGAACCAACCGAACCAGAGAATGAATACACCAAGAGCTGCCAGCGGAATATTGTGGCCGGGAATAGCCTTGGCTTTACCGTCTGCGGCGTATTTGCCGATACGGGGTCCGAGTACGATGGCACCTGCGAGGGCTACCCATCCACCTACGGAGTGAACAACGGTGGAACCTGCGAAGTCCATGAAACCGAGGCCTTCAAGCCAGCCGGCACCGGAATCGCCGAGCCACAGAGAACCCCAGGCCCAGTGGCCGGATATGGGATAGATGAGGCCGGTTACGAGTACGGTAACGAGCAGATAGCTGCTGAATTTGGTGCGTTCAGCGATACCGCCGGAAACGATTGTTGCTGCGGTTGCTGCGAACACGGACTGGAAGAACCAGAAAGTGATGGTCCACTGTGAGTCAGGATCGGTGAGACCGGTTCCGGCAAGAGAGAAGCCGGAGGTGCCGATGAATCCGCCTGCATCGAGTCCGAACATGAGGCCGAAACCGAACAGGAAAAAGATGATCGATCCTGCAGCAAAGTCGACAAAGTTTTTCATCAGGATGTTACCGGCGCTTTTAGCTCTGGTGAATCCTGTTTCGACACAGGCAAATCCAGCCTGCATGAACATGACCAGGATCGCTGCTATAAGTGTCCAGAGAATGTTGCCGTGAGCCTGAGTCAGGTACTCTTC
This window harbors:
- a CDS encoding NADase-type glycan-binding domain-containing protein; amino-acid sequence: MLKQILVMFAVLLLLPAASMADTYHVRASSFRPSGDESVFDGRFLVDGNCSTGWIENGYGNGTGEWLHFFFPATVIVDSVTLRNGLGTGADFSKINRLKDISVSYSGGQRQEFRLQDTQKSQRPQVKGYPTTSLGLTIHSVYANGTSDDAGFSEMDIRYHRPSRDELEAFERAQAKLVAAAAPPPRKITEKEKKVLKQKMGKLEHKKAVLEELKVFFDQFYTNFVTINEEYPRMFTEKNFLRESAMFESFRSMLELRGVLQKYHEAVVSTSGLRFSIRTLTPTEVELWVKGDYTVIYDLRSHPMHENSLFHLKKEYGEWKVENKTEY
- the aspA gene encoding aspartate ammonia-lyase; translated protein: MNFRKEHDCIGPKEVPAEALYGAQTLRASENFHITGIPVSHYPQIIYSLANIKKAAAITNNELGKLDDEKTEAIVFACNELLDDKYHDQFIVDIIQGGAGTSTNMNANEVIANIGLGHMGFKYGEYDHLHPNIHVNMAQSTNDVYPTCLRLTLIAKMNQLIESMDYLRSAFAAKSREFSHVLKMGRTQLQDAVPMTLGQEFGSYATMIGEDLDRVREAKKLICEINMGGTAIGTGLNAPPKYAQIVTEKLRDLTGFKLELAPDLVEATQDTGAYVQLSGVLKRVAVKVSKICNDLRLLSSGPRCGLNEINLPPMAPGSSIMPGKVNPIIPEVVNQIAFTVIGGDMTVTMAAEAGQLELNVMEPAIAASLLNSLTIMRRGFRTLADRCVTGITANEDICRRYVENSIGLVTALNPYIGYEKSTEVANEALKSGRSVYEIVIEKGYMSKEELEKALSPESMVQVHPLSLEAVRK
- a CDS encoding diguanylate cyclase domain-containing protein — its product is MLQTKSEQFFLNRWIPLKLLLALLLILGIGGGVGLTLDNMVIRDQEKTYNQQQALQTSLAAVALSERLHNIAATSKAMARYALKCFLQGQISEESIHKLFKIQQKGIESIAYIGLYSSPSAAIINSDPSTPVSIQAGRQAAKWTGKYFSALSGMPEGFLTPKPVITGDLRLGGMLVPIWSEKEFLGVLTVIIDFGQLADKYMNPLRIGKFGSGFIVDGAGMVLFDQEKEILGQNIFSLHKNFPNLIKLDSRMLNDRSGTGEYEFYTRRGGSKVRKLIAWNTVEMGELKLVVAVSAPESEATETMTSIRTARIAMVAFMGFTIFGVIFFFYYYRSKQILISQNKELKRKDDLFEAIAMNVPGIIYKSELTPPFTLDYISPKINRLTGYDQYDFIYGGRSRFNELIHPEDRHKVRTAIEAAVAEKKPFSVEYRILRNDGKHRWVYERGNRLSDEDSIVGFIVDISERREEAQALHTAQEKYRQIVDNAPLGIYQSTPEGKFISVNPQMARYYGYSSPEDMIREIYDISSQCYVSTDTRKRLSTILKEFGRTANFEAEHRCRDGSSFWAAETINAVEDDAGNVIRYDGFMVDISERKGHEETMRRLAMYDSLTGLPNRVLFDDRIKQAISHAERSGMMIAVLYADLDNFKPVNDELGHIAGDTVLREVAGRFSDCLRTSDTVSRIGGDEFIFILQDIGSKNEIDVVAQRIIDTMRSPFYLAEKVYRLGVSIGISIYPDDSEEKEVLVRLADDAMYKAKAGGKNNFSYGPEKKN
- the rarD gene encoding EamA family transporter RarD, coding for MDKNTHEGLYFAAAAFILWGLLPVYWKALEAVPALELLCNRIVWSMFFVAGLICFKNRWREVRTALSDTKGKLLLCASSCLIGCNWFVYIWAVNHGHVIDTSMGYYMTPLMNTLLGFIFMKERLNRLQAAAIVLATCGVGWAILDYGKIPSIALALAVSFGLYGLVRKVMKVESLPGLFIETAVLFPLSAGYLIWLAFNGKISYPEVGLPENLLLLCSGAATSLPLIFFAHGARRLRLVTLGMMQYIAPTLALLLGVFMYDEPFGETRFVTFAFIWLGIAIYVADGLRSNVHILKRIGHTRN
- a CDS encoding EAL domain-containing protein, which gives rise to MTTIPNLSIHELLERECLVTYLQPLVSMNRKSLIGFEALSRAIDPRDGKLIPPVALFSMCEDLQDLTLLDRSCRKKAFETFAPISRENRSLLLSVNIDAAVINHETINHGITAKMVSSCGIPANNIVIEIIESKAGSDKALSSFVEKSRTNGFLIALDDVGTGHSNLDRIPRLLPDIIKIDRSLITDIHKKFHNQAVTRSLIDLAERTGSLPLAEGIETVDEALTLMSMGIDVFQGYFFGKPGPANTALDYDNKSIKLLASKFKTHMLEKLNHQKIRENSYKRLTAKLREALMDGMPNTADSILSSFITDNSNIECAYILDTHGIQISETICNPYKLMENRRLIYQPAPSGADHSLKEYYLTIKAGKNWNSTASYISLASGNNCVTVSTKLYDTPKSPILCIDIST
- a CDS encoding P-II family nitrogen regulator, encoding MKLIIAYIRPECLTQVKQALYTKGIYSMSVTNILGSGRQAGFTETYRGVVMEVNLLKKVRIELGISPEKLDEALEAIKTGAQTGKEGDGVIFVQDLGRTIRIRTGEESL
- a CDS encoding ammonium transporter, whose amino-acid sequence is MAGRKIPALALLMLLAAPSAAFAGEEYLTQAHGNILWTLIAAILVMFMQAGFACVETGFTRAKSAGNILMKNFVDFAAGSIIFFLFGFGLMFGLDAGGFIGTSGFSLAGTGLTDPDSQWTITFWFFQSVFAATAATIVSGGIAERTKFSSYLLVTVLVTGLIYPISGHWAWGSLWLGDSGAGWLEGLGFMDFAGSTVVHSVGGWVALAGAIVLGPRIGKYAADGKAKAIPGHNIPLAALGVFILWFGWFGFNPGSTTTADGSIGLIAMTTSLSACAGTLGAMFTSWFRYGKPDISMTCNGALAGLVGITAPCATVSPAASIIIGIIAGVLVVLSIDFIDKVLKIDDPVGAVSVHGVCGAWGTIACGLFTSPELNDGVGGLFYGGGFGILTTQIIGVVACFVWAFGAGLIAFNIAKAIMGIRVTAEEEMKGLDISEHGSESYNGFQIFSNE